TGATGACGCTTACAGACGCGCTCGTATTTAGTTTAAGCCTGTCAGCAATACTAACAGTTGTGGCTGTTACCGTGGGCGATGTTGTGCAGACTTTGTACGCAGAGTTCAAGGTTTATGGCTCGTTCACTATTATTCTGGAATCAACCAGCATTCCAGTATACGTGTTAGCTACCTCAGTTATTAGACCGTTAATCATGACGTTCCTTTCAACTCTCTATCTAGTTCCGGCTCTTTCAATACTTTTAGGCTCAACAGGCTTAAGCCTGTATTTACAACTCCTCGCAGCGTTAACACTTTCATCTCTCGTCCTGGGAGTCTTATCGGGTATTATAGGAGTTTTAATCGTGTTCTACACAAACGTGAAGCGGCCCTGGAGTGTTTCCAATACTATTGTTCCCATACTGCTATCAGGCGCCGGGGTTTACATCCCGTTGCAACTAGTCCCGCTTGTCCTGAGAGCCATTGCATCAGCCACACCTATACCGTACACTGTTGAGTTAATACAGCTCGTGGTTTTGAAGGGGTTTCCACCTGAGGTTTACACCCCTCTCACGGTAATTTCCATGCTCTTCACGGCATACTACCTCGTAGCAGTCAGCATCAATAAGACTGTTGATACCAGGGTGAGAAGAGGTTGAAGATGTTGACAAGATATCTTAGACTTCTATATGTGGGTGGAGTTCTAGCCAGGCTCCACCTTACGAGCTACATATCATGGATAATTAATGGTGTTTTCTGGTCGATCATACTGATAATCCCGGCCTCTTATCTTTCACCTGACCCAGTGATTACTTTGAAGCTCTTAGTCCCCGGGATCGTTGGGATGAGCCTTGCCTCAACCGGGTTGTGGACTGGGACAGAGTTTCTACGCTGGATGGTTCATGATGGTTTAACAGACATGTTCAGGGAGAATGGGCTAGGGGTTTACCACTATATTGTATGTACATTGCCCGTAGACCTTCTGCTAGCAGGCATGGCTTCTCTAGCATTGCTGGGATTAGTGTCGAGCGGGTTTTACAGTATTGACCCTGCGTGGTGGTTAGAGGGGAATCCCTTGCTAATAGCGCTAGGACTATCCACATTAATGGTTGTCGAATTGTTTTATGGAGCTCTAGCCGGCTACCTTTACACTAAGACCAGGCTAAGCGGTTCATGGACAGGGCTCCTCCAAATAGTTGTAACAGTTGGAACAATCATTCCTGCATCAACATATCCTCTCCCTTACATTGCCTTCCTAAACCCTGCCAGCTTATCCGCTGAGCTTTTAAGAGCTTCTTACGGGGTTTCAGGTTTTGAACCAGCATTTCTAGTATTATTGACCGGAATCCTCACACCCACTTACTTGTATATTAGCTGGGTATTATCCAAGAAGTCTGATGAGCTGATCGCAAGACACGGCTTAGAATATAGGATTTAGATAGCGCTCAAGCTTTTATTCGCCTTCAGGGGTTAAGATTCTACGTAAAAGGGTTTGGAAAAATGAGCGGTAAAGCAGTATTATTCGATTTAGACGGCACTATAGTGGACAGCGTGCCGTTAATAATTAAATGCTATGGAGAAGGGCTTTCACACCACGGCGTTAAAGCCAGCGAGCATGAGCTATTAGGCCTGATGGGTCTACCCACCTGGCAAGTAGTGGCGGAGGTGCTCAAAACGCAAGAACCCGTGGTGATCGAGAAAGTCATTAAAGACATTTTCTCATGCTTCTCTAAAAACTGGCAAAGAGAGTTGAAATTATACCCGGAGAGTGTGCAAGTTCTCTCCGAGTTGAAGAGGAGAGGCTTTAAACTTGGCGTGGTAACTTCCTCAGAGCAGGAGCATGCAGAGATAATGCTAAACTATTTCGGCATATCAAAGTATTTCGACATAATCCAAGGAAGAGTAAACGATCTGAGACCTAAGCCAAGCCCTGACATGATTATTCACGTTCTAGACAAATTGAACGTTGCCAAGACTGAAGCCTTCTTCGTCGGAGACACTCTTTACGACTGCATCGCCTCAGTAAATGCGGGTGTTAAATTCTTACTCATTATGAGGCCCTGGGGGGTAAGTGTCTTAGAGAAGTGTAAGCCGTGGAAAGTGTTGAAGGAGCTAACCAATATTATAGACGTTATTTCTTAATGTATCCCTTCAGCCTATACCATTCAATGGTCTCTCTCAACCCTTCCTTCAAACTATACCTTGGGGAGTAACCCAAAAGCTTCTTCGCTTTCTCAATACTGTATGCTCTATGCTTAGTCACCGAGTCAACAATGCTTCTCCTCAGTAGCAAATTATTATCTCCTTTTAGAAGCGAGTATGCGTGAGTGAACGATAAAAGGAGTTTCGCCAACGCGGGGGTTAAACTATATTTCGGCGGCGGATTACCTGTAAGCTCTGATAGAATCTTATAAACCTCGTTATAGGTGTAAGCTTTATCCTCTGAGAGAATGAAAACTTGGTTTTCAGATTTTTCCAGTTTCTCAACCACTAGCGTGAAACCCTTGGCAACATCATCAACGTGTGCGAATTGTATAAGCGTCTCGCCATTTCCTATTTTGAATTTCGAGAAGAAGCCTCCCTTCGCGAAAGATGTTATAAACCAGTATGACACATCGTTCACATTCCCCGGGCCGTACAGTCCACTGGGCCTTACTATAGTGTAGGAGAGCCCCTTGGCCGCTAGATCTTTTATTTGTAGCTCGGCGAGGAGTTTTGAGCGACCGTATTCGAACTGCGGGTTAGGAGGCGTCTCCTCGTCACCTGGAGGGTTTTGCACTGGGCCTATTGCCTCAGTTGAGCTACAATAAATAAATCTCTTCACCCCATGCTTCAATGCTTGCTCTGCAAGTATTCTAGTTGCCTCCACGTTGAGCCTGTAATATAGGTTCTTCTTCCCTGTGAAAGTGTAGTAGGCTGCTAGGTGGATTAATATGTCAGTATTTTTCACCACGTTCAGAAACGTCTCGGGTCTCTCTAAATCCATATATACTGGTTCAACATTCTTCGCTAACAAGGCCTGCCTTTTCTCAGAAGTGTGATAAGTTCCTCTTAAAGTGAAGCCCTTTTTGATCAGGTTGTCTACAACGTAGGAGCCAAGAAACCCTGTAGCACCTGTCACGGTAACCCTCAAGGCCAACCCCCTTCAAATTATTTTCAGCACGCCGGATTTCTCGACTAGTCGGAGATACATGGTGTATGTGAAATATCTAGGCATGAACTCGCCATCGTAGGGTTCTAGTGGAGTTCTAAAAAACGATTCCCCTATTAGAACAACCCTGTAAATCCCAAGAATCGACAGCGTGTTTAACACGTGGTTGAGATTTCTCTCTGAAACCTTTAAGGAAGCTGTCTGGAACTTATCCATCCCGCTCTCCCTCAGCCTTCTAATCAGAAAAGAGGCCACCTCCCTTAGCTCTCCAATATCCTTCAACACTATTATCTCGATGAATCGCCTCCTAGGTGTTGAGTACGAATGTTTTAAACTGTGTGTTGAATGTTTTCCGATCTCCGGTGTTTCAACAGCGATCGTCCAAGGATTGCCCGGGTTCTCCGAGTAAAAAACTCTTGCACCTTGGAGCTCCAAGCTTTTCCTAAGCAGTATCAGGCTATACAGCTCTCCTTCTCCCATCTCTCGAAGGAATCTCCCCCCAAGATGGTTTAAAGCCTCACCCAAGCTCTCAGCGAACTTCAATGCACTTTCTTTCGAACCTATGAACAAAGCGTAGGTTGGAGAACTGCACAGTTGTTGATCATATAGTATTACATCCCTTGCTAACCCGTAGGCCACTCCTTCCGAGACGGACTCTTCATCTATTATGGCTAGCCCTGTAAGGGGTCCGTTAACAACCAGCCTGGGGTGGTAAGGATTCTTTAACACCCTACTAGCTACAACACTCCTACCCGGCTCCCCGCCCCAGTAGTTGACCACTCCAAGAGGTGTTGAGACTAGGAGGTGTTCAAACACCTTGCTATCATGCTTAAAGTATGAGACCAGGAGGGCTGAAGCAATCTCTTGAGAGCCCTCCACGGAGCCTTCAGCTAGCTCGAAAAGCGTGGTGAAAATCTCTGCTACTCCAGGGTAGTTGCTGAGTGATGGTCTCAATATGGTAACGTTCCCTGAGGCTAGGGAGACAACTGTCGGTAGCACAGCCGGTATGACCGTGTTACCAGAGGAAATTATTAGGGAGGATCCCAGGGGCTTGTTCCACACGAACTCTCCGTTACTGATTTCAACCGGTTGGTCAAGACTTAGCCAACCCCCGATTAATCCCTTATCGAAGAGTTCAACGATATTAGCCTCGTTTAACACCTGTTCAACCAGTCTTAAATCCAGCTTCACGTTTTCCTCGCTGTAGCCTGTGCTTTTAGAAATGCTACGCGCTAATCTCTCCTCGATAGTAGGTAGCTTCTCACTCCAAATTTTCCCCATCTCGCTCAACACTCTTATTCTTCTGCGAAAGCCTAGTTGGAGAAGGCTCTGGGATAATTCTACACTACGATTTAAAAACCTGTCCAGCCACTCAACCGTTGGCTCGTATACTCCGGATCCATCATCTCGCGTCTCTATTTTCGTGAAATAAATGGGTTTCACAGCATTATTCTCGTCCACCACTAGTCATCAACTCCTCAAGGGTGCCTCCACAGGCACGCTGGAGCTCCCAGCCTTCATCCTTGGATAGTCTTCTCACATATTGAAACTCTTTTCCATAGTACCTGTTAGAATATTTAAACTTCATGACATCGCCTGGCAGGAAGACCTCCAGCCATGAAACTGCAAGCGGGTCGTAGATTCCCAGAATACCTTCTCTATCAGGTTCCTGGATGATCTTGAAGGTCTTAGGATCTAATAAGAATACTTCTTGAAGGGGGTGCGGGATTTTTCCCATTAAGCCATAATTATCAATTAAAGCGGTGAGAGTCTCGGTCATGCCGAGCACATCCATGAACGGTGCTGGTTGTTCTATTCCATTCCGTCTCGCCTTGAAGAACCTTCTTGAATAACTCACAATGGTGTCGTAATCAGGGATTTGAAAACCTTTACTGCCTCCGCCTGTTACAATCACCCCTCCCTCCCCTAAATCCACAGGTGGAACTTTATACACTATCTTGCTGAGGATTTTCAATAGTGAATTCATAGATTCAAATTGCTTGGACAGGAGGTATACGCCAGCTGGAGCTGTGAACAGCAGTTTAGGCTCTTCTTTGCTTTTGAAAAACTCCATTATCACCTTCTTATTAGGGACAAGCTTTCTCCATTGAGAACCACTAGCCTCCTCCCTAGACAACTCCATGCCGTATAAGAGCGGGATTTCCTTTCCCTGGAGAGCAAGGTCGACAAATGCTACGAAATTAAGCCGGCTCCTAAGCTCTTTAGCAGCAAGGAATAAAGCTATTCCCTCCCCCTTTCTCAGCTCACCCCCATATACATACTCGAACAGGTAGGTGTTCGCTCTAGTCATCATTGCTAATTCCAAGTAAGTTCTGAAAACCCTAACCGGTGTGTTACTGGTTGTTCCGCTGGATGAAAAAACGATAGCGGGCTCGCTCTTAACCTGTTCTATCAGGAACCGCTTGTAACCCTCCCCCCTCAAGAGATCCGAGGGCACAGCTAGCTTAACAAGATCCTCTAATTCGGCTGAGCCCGGGTCGATCCCTATCCTATTGAACAATTCTTCGTAAAAATCGCTTGTCTCAGCAAAGAATTTTAAAGAACTCCTTAAGAGATCTCTTCTCAATGAGGATAACTCCTCTGGAGATTTTGTGAAAAGACTTTTATCCCCTGAAAGATCCCACAGTCTTTTAACGTGAGGATGAGTTAAGAGCTCGGATTTAACAGCCTTCTCCATGATCTCGTTTACAGAGGGTAAATCCTGGGTTGAATTCAAATAACCACCCTTATAGGATTTGTTTAATAAAACCAAGCTTCTTGATAATAAAATTTTCCCTTGCAATTAAAGTATTTACGGGGGTTAACGATTTAGGAAAACAGGGGAAAACATGGTTTACATCATCGAAGTAGATGGTTTCAAATACTATGCGTGCTCCATCTGTGGGTTGATTTATGAATCAGAAGAAACAGCTTCCAAATGTGAAGAATTTTGCAAAAGCAACCCTGGCAAATGCAATATCGAGATAATGAAAGAATCCATTGGTTACATAGAACAAGCGGAGAGCGGGGCTTTCACTTTGAAATTTAAAGTGCTTGCTAAAGGAGAAAAAATAAAGCCCGTATATAAGATATGCAAGCATCGTTTAAACGTCTACAAGATATGTTGATGTTAACATCGCGAGGGCAAAAGTTTTTATTAAAGCAATGCTATTAATGTGTGTTTGCGGTGATAAACATGGAGAAGGGTTTAATACTGTTCTTCATCATAGCCTTGACGCTAATTATAGCTCAAACAGGTTATTCCAGCACATCATCAAGCCTCGAGATATATGTTGAAGGAAGCCCTGTAGAAAACTCCTTTACAGGGTATGCTAGAGTAAAATATGCTGAAACCCCAGCTAACTATACATTAATTAGCATATACATTCCCTTTGAAGGACAGCTAAACATTATAAACATAACAAGTAGCACCGGTGTATTGATAAGCAACTACCAGCTGGAAAACAATACAGTGTCGTTTCTAGCATTAAACACTTCTGAGATAACCATATACTTCATCGTTGAGAATGTTTTCGAGGAAGTCGGCATAGGGAGCTATGCAACATTCATTGATTTAACCAGATATAGTGATTTAAGCTTCAATCTAACAATGAACCTTGTTGGAGCATATAACGTTGAACCATCCCTTAGCACAAAGTACTTCAATGGAAATACGTTGATAACTATAACGCAACCTGGGTACTATCCTGTGACACTTTACATAAACCCAGAAACAACAACAGTCACGCAACCCAGCAATAATCAAGGGAGGATTCTGATTCTAGGAGCCGTAACGGCTGCGTTAGCGATTTTACTGGTTTTGCTCTTCCTACTCCGCAGAAAGAAGTAGTTTTTCAATAATGTTTAAAAGCCTTCAAATACATACTTCAGTCAGGGATATGAGTACTGCTTCAAGCCTGATCACTAAAGTATATCTTGAAGAACGCATAAAACTCCTAGAAGACGAGGTATTCGAGCTCCTTAAAGCATACAACATTCCAACAGCTCCATATGCTGTTGCTAGAAGCATTGATGAAGTCTCTTTAATGGCCGAGAAAGTGGGATTTCCTCTCGTCATAAAGATCATCTCGCCAGACATAATCCATAAGACCGATGTAGGAGGCGTGAGGCTCGATATCTGGTCAAAGCAGGAAGCCCTGAAAGCGGCGGAAGAGATTACTGAGAAAGTCAGAGCGAGTAATCCCCAAGCAAGGATCAACGGCTTCCTCCTCCAGCCCATGATGCCCAAGGGCGTTGAAATCATCATCGGAGGACTCCACGACCCTGTATTCGGAAGCGTTGTCATGTTTGGAGCAGGAGGCATATTCGTCGAAGTTTTCAAGGACGTGTCTTTCAGGGTTGCACCTCTCACCATAGACGAGGCGTTGGAAATGATTGATGAGATTAAAACCTCAGCAATTCTTAAAGGATACAGGGCTCAACCACCAGTTAACAAGTACTCCATTGCGGAGATAATAGTGGCTGTTGGGAAAATGCTTGATGAACATCCAGAGATAGAGTCCATGGATTTAAACCCGGTTTTCGCATACCCTGATAAAGCCTACGTTATTGACGGTAGGATTATTTTGAGAAAACCAGGCGTTCATCATAAAAGCTAGGCAACCCCTAGGGCTGTATTAGATTTATTCCTGTTTAAATGCTAATTAACCAATTCATTTATTTTAATAAACCCGGAGGCGTAAGTGCTGTCCATGTTGGAAAACTGTTATGAGGAAGGCAATAGTATGAGATCTGTCCGAGAAAATATTACTGAATCATTCGGCTCACGCAACAATTCTTCAAGTGTCGAGGAGGTAGTGGGGAACGTGGAGCAGTTAATAGCTGAGGGAAGGCTTGAAGAGGCATCGCTCTTCTCATATAAGGCTCTGACATCACTATGTGAAAGCAAGCCCGGGATGGCAGGTTCTTTTTTGAACAACCTTGTTTACGGGCCTTATTCGAAATCGATACCTGCTACTCTAACTCTAATACATCTACTCACAGCTAAGGGTTTTCCTCCTTCGTGTGCGGATCAAGTAGCGGTTTTACCTCTCTCAATCGTGTACAGTGTCCCTCAAGGAAGCATCCTGGAGAATGATGTCCTGGTCAAAGCTGTCTTCGGTTTAATTGAAAAATTATTGCACATGGCTTTAACAGAACCGGTACCCTTAGAAAAATTGCACACAGTGTATCTTGAGCTAAACACTTTCCTCTCTGAATTTTCCAAAGTCCTGTCGGAAAACGGGGGTGCGGCGAAGTTCAAAGCGCTTTTCGCGCAGATTGAAACGATGTGGACACGGCTTGTATCCACGCTATTCTCAGGTAGTGACACCTTTACGTGAAGTTTCCACGAGCCCGGGTTCGAGCACTTTTTCAGCGACCCATATCGTCCCATATATCAAACTATTAAAAAGAATGGTGGCTGAGTAGGGTTTTATGAGACGTGGAAAATATTAATCTCTTGCTCTTTATTATATCTAAAGGATGATCGCCTTGAAGACTTACTACAACGAATACAAGGCTAGAAAGGGGTTGTTTAAAGTGAGAATTCTGGCAGATGATCAAAACATCATCAGGAATATTACGATCATGGGCGACTTCTTCATATATCCTGAAGAAGTAATATGGGTTGTCGAAGATTCTTTGAAAGGCGTGAAGTTCGAAAAAGACGCGGTGGCTAACATCATTAGGGATGTGTTTACCAGGGAGAGCGCTGTACTTGTAGGTTGCACCCTTGACGAGTTCATTCAGACGATAGTGGAGGCGAGACCGGTTGAGTGAACTAAGAGTTGTGTTCACGGAGACGCTGGATAATCCATGGATGAATCTCGCATGGGAGGAGGCGTTTTTCCAAAGCAGGTGTAGTGATAAAACCGGAGACGTGTTGAGGATCTGGCGAAACAGGAATGCCGTTGTGATAGGAGTATTCCAGAAGGCTTCGGAA
This region of Thermosphaera aggregans genomic DNA includes:
- a CDS encoding HAD family hydrolase — encoded protein: MSGKAVLFDLDGTIVDSVPLIIKCYGEGLSHHGVKASEHELLGLMGLPTWQVVAEVLKTQEPVVIEKVIKDIFSCFSKNWQRELKLYPESVQVLSELKRRGFKLGVVTSSEQEHAEIMLNYFGISKYFDIIQGRVNDLRPKPSPDMIIHVLDKLNVAKTEAFFVGDTLYDCIASVNAGVKFLLIMRPWGVSVLEKCKPWKVLKELTNIIDVIS
- a CDS encoding NAD-dependent epimerase/dehydratase family protein → MRVTVTGATGFLGSYVVDNLIKKGFTLRGTYHTSEKRQALLAKNVEPVYMDLERPETFLNVVKNTDILIHLAAYYTFTGKKNLYYRLNVEATRILAEQALKHGVKRFIYCSSTEAIGPVQNPPGDEETPPNPQFEYGRSKLLAELQIKDLAAKGLSYTIVRPSGLYGPGNVNDVSYWFITSFAKGGFFSKFKIGNGETLIQFAHVDDVAKGFTLVVEKLEKSENQVFILSEDKAYTYNEVYKILSELTGNPPPKYSLTPALAKLLLSFTHAYSLLKGDNNLLLRRSIVDSVTKHRAYSIEKAKKLLGYSPRYSLKEGLRETIEWYRLKGYIKK
- a CDS encoding acyl-CoA reductase; the encoded protein is MVDENNAVKPIYFTKIETRDDGSGVYEPTVEWLDRFLNRSVELSQSLLQLGFRRRIRVLSEMGKIWSEKLPTIEERLARSISKSTGYSEENVKLDLRLVEQVLNEANIVELFDKGLIGGWLSLDQPVEISNGEFVWNKPLGSSLIISSGNTVIPAVLPTVVSLASGNVTILRPSLSNYPGVAEIFTTLFELAEGSVEGSQEIASALLVSYFKHDSKVFEHLLVSTPLGVVNYWGGEPGRSVVASRVLKNPYHPRLVVNGPLTGLAIIDEESVSEGVAYGLARDVILYDQQLCSSPTYALFIGSKESALKFAESLGEALNHLGGRFLREMGEGELYSLILLRKSLELQGARVFYSENPGNPWTIAVETPEIGKHSTHSLKHSYSTPRRRFIEIIVLKDIGELREVASFLIRRLRESGMDKFQTASLKVSERNLNHVLNTLSILGIYRVVLIGESFFRTPLEPYDGEFMPRYFTYTMYLRLVEKSGVLKII
- a CDS encoding DUF7128 family protein translates to MVYIIEVDGFKYYACSICGLIYESEETASKCEEFCKSNPGKCNIEIMKESIGYIEQAESGAFTLKFKVLAKGEKIKPVYKICKHRLNVYKIC
- a CDS encoding acetate--CoA ligase family protein is translated as MSTASSLITKVYLEERIKLLEDEVFELLKAYNIPTAPYAVARSIDEVSLMAEKVGFPLVIKIISPDIIHKTDVGGVRLDIWSKQEALKAAEEITEKVRASNPQARINGFLLQPMMPKGVEIIIGGLHDPVFGSVVMFGAGGIFVEVFKDVSFRVAPLTIDEALEMIDEIKTSAILKGYRAQPPVNKYSIAEIIVAVGKMLDEHPEIESMDLNPVFAYPDKAYVIDGRIILRKPGVHHKS
- a CDS encoding lipoate protein ligase C-terminal domain-containing protein; translated protein: MKTYYNEYKARKGLFKVRILADDQNIIRNITIMGDFFIYPEEVIWVVEDSLKGVKFEKDAVANIIRDVFTRESAVLVGCTLDEFIQTIVEARPVE